The genome window GGCGTATCTTTCTCCTGAGGTGATCTGGCGATACTTCATGCGTGGTTCCCCTTGTCTTGGCGGATGCGAGGAACCTGAAGTGTCCCAGATTGCCTCGCCCACCGAAGGTGGGGGTGGTGCACTTAGTATCTGAATTCGCGCTGGCTAACAAGCGCTTCCAGCTGACGCGCCGGAGCGCTCGGCTACACTGTCAGGTATCGGCGCGCAGCTGAAGCGCCGGACGTTAGCTGTATTCGGAGGATCTCGTGAGGGCTGACAGCCACAGCCACATCAACTCGTCCGGCTTTCCGCTGCAGATTGGCCTCGCACACGCGATCAATGCGAGTTGCCACAAGCACGGATGGCACGTCCTCCACACCGAGCACGGTTGGCTGAACCCGGATACCGGCGAGTCTGGATTCATCGATCTTGTGGTGGAGAACCAAGCGGGCACCGTCGTCCTCAACGTGGAGTGCAAGCGTCCGCAAGACGCGACATGGCAGTTCCTGGTGCCAGCTCCCGATGACGGTCCGGAAGGCCGCGCCAAGTTCTGGGCTTCGTACATCTCCAGAGCGGGTGCTCGCACCTTCGACTGGTTGGACTTGCAGTTGCGCCCAGTCTCTTACGAGTCGGCGTTCTGCGTCGTCGCTGGGCAGGACTCGAAGTCCCGGCCAATGCTGGAGCGCGTCGCGGCGCAAGTGGTTGAATCCACTGCGGCACTTGCGCGCGAGGAGGCTCTCCTGCTCGAGCAGCAGGATTCACCTACCCTCAGAACCTACTTCAACGTAATCGCTACGACCGCGAAGCTTGAAGTATGTAAGTTCGATCCCGCAGATGTCGATCTCGATACAGGAACGATCGACGCGGCAAGTAGCGAAGAGGTTCAGTTCATTCGATTTCGCAAGCAGCTCTCCCCGCGTCCCATACTGCCGGAGCGACTGAGCGGCTGGGGCTTCGGGACACTGGCGCGCGCCAAAGAGAACACCGTTCTGGTGGTCCAAGCCAGCAGCTTCTTGGACTTCATCGAACGAATCCATCTGGATCCCAACATTGGCCGGACAATTGCCCGAAACAGCTGACAAGCGCTTCCAGCTGACGCGCAGGAGTCGTCGGCTGGGCTGAGAAGTAGTTGGCGCGCAGCTGAGGCGCCGGACGTTCGATTGACGGGGTGACCGACAGCAAAGTGCCTCAAGTCACACGCAACAACCATTTCGTTCCGCAGGCGTATCTGCGTCGATGGGCTGATGAGTCCGAGTGCGTCTATCGGTATCGGCTGCTCGTTTCGCACAAGCAGGTGCCACTGTGGACCAAGACTGCGGTTCGCGGCCTGGCTAGCAGGCCGCATCTCTACACGCTGCTGGAGGACGACGAAGACGTCGACGCCTTCGAGCGGTGGTTCGAGCAGGAGTTTGAGACGCCAGCTCAGGATGCTATCGACAAGGCGGTGAGCGGCGCACGGTTGCGCCGTCCTGACTGGGAACGGCTGGTTCTCTACTGCCTAGCACAGGACCTGCGGACACCGCGTACATATCACAGAGTGACCTCGCTGTTTGGGGACAAGCTAGGCGGGGTTCTCGAGGACGTCGCTCAACGACTTAAGCGGGACGCTGAGGCCGGCGTCCTGCCGTCGAGGGTAGCCGCGGCGGCCAACTCGCAGCCAGACTCCATGGCAGACGTGATGAGGGTCTCAATCGACCCAGATGCCTATCCGGAACGTGACGAGGGGCAGATCGCAGTGCGGGCGCTTGCGGGCAGGCGACTCTGGCTCAACGAGGTGAAGCGTCTGATTTCCGGCCAGGTCCGCAGTGTTGCGTTGGGTCACGAATGGTCAATCGTTGAGCCGGCAGAGGGATCAACCTGGGTGACAAGTGATCATCCGGTCGTCAGGCTGAACTACTACGGCTCAGATGGAACGTACGATCTGGACGGCGGGTGGGGGCGGCGTAACGGCAACATCGTCATGCCTCTTTCGCCAAGACACATGTTGTACACCCAAGTAGGCGATCGACGGCCCCGCCGGTTCACGTTCAATCGCGACCTAACGGCGCTGTTTCGCAAAGTGCAGGTTGAATCCGCTCTCGACGATGTCTTCGCTGACTCGCCCTCGAGGGACGTAGTCGCGTTTCGCCGCAGGACCGTCGATGCGGATGTCTTCACCCAACGCGAGAAGGCGTGGGCCACGTGGCATGAGGAGCAGAATCGCGCAGAGTCGGAGTTTCGGGCAACGTAGTGGCCGCAATCGAACAAGCGCTTCGAGCAAATGCGCAGGCGGTTGTCGTACTCTGGAAGTCGATGGCGCGCAGCTCAAGCGCAACACGTTCGGAAGAGGGCGAATCGATTCGCGGTCGCGAGTACATACTCTCCAAGCAGCTCGCCTGGGCGCGAGGGCGAGACATCGAACTCGTGGGTAGCAGG of Coriobacteriia bacterium contains these proteins:
- a CDS encoding DUF4238 domain-containing protein — its product is MPQVTRNNHFVPQAYLRRWADESECVYRYRLLVSHKQVPLWTKTAVRGLASRPHLYTLLEDDEDVDAFERWFEQEFETPAQDAIDKAVSGARLRRPDWERLVLYCLAQDLRTPRTYHRVTSLFGDKLGGVLEDVAQRLKRDAEAGVLPSRVAAAANSQPDSMADVMRVSIDPDAYPERDEGQIAVRALAGRRLWLNEVKRLISGQVRSVALGHEWSIVEPAEGSTWVTSDHPVVRLNYYGSDGTYDLDGGWGRRNGNIVMPLSPRHMLYTQVGDRRPRRFTFNRDLTALFRKVQVESALDDVFADSPSRDVVAFRRRTVDADVFTQREKAWATWHEEQNRAESEFRAT